From the Pseudomonas monsensis genome, the window TATGTATGGCCTCGGTTGTTGCCGGAGGTTTTTTCAATCAAGTCAGAGCGGCAGAGACGATCAGCGATGCCTTCAATCGCGTGGACGTTCCTCATAAGCTGGACCTTAGTCGTTATGCTCGAACTGCGAACGGTATCCATGCCGCTGAAAGTATCCAAACGATAAGCCCTGCACTCGATTTCGACCCGATCTTCGGGCCTCCAGGGTCTGGATTTCCGGTCAATGGGGATAAGTCCAACGTCCTTTATAACGCTGTCATGACGATCTCTCAAGGTGCTGCAGGCATTAGTGCAGCCATCGAAAGTCTCGCTGCTGGCAGCAATGCCAATTTGAGCAGCGCCACACTGGCCGCCAGTTCGTCGGTAATGACCAGCATGCGTACAGCGATGCAGCAAATGGGCAGCGATAGCGGCTTGCGGGTGGGGCTTGATTCATCGCAGACCCCAGTTCTGGCGGCCACTGACGTTGCGAACACTGTTCGCAATCTGAACGATCCAAGCGCACCGGGCCGCGTATGGCTGCAAGGCATTGGCAGCTACGGCAAGCTCGACGGCGAACAGGGCAATTCCAGTTTTGAGCAACGAACGGCTGGCACTGTGCTGGGCGTGGATTGGTCGCTTTCGCCCGAATGGCGCATGGGCGTACTCGGTGGTTATTCTAAGACTGACCTCGACAGCCATAACTTCGAGGGCACGCTGCACAGTTGGCATGTCGGCGCGTACGCCATGCGCCAGGATGGGCCTCTGGCGTTACGCCTGGGGGCGGCTTACAGCGGCCATGACGGAGATAATAAGCGAACGGTTGAATTCGAAGGCTTCAGCGACCGGCCAAAAGGCAACTACGATGCCGACAGCCAACAAGCCTTTTCGGAACTGGGCTATTTGTTGGGCAGTGGCCGGCTCAACGTCGAGCCATTCGCCAATCTGGGGTACCAGCGTTATCACCGCGAAGGGTTCACTGAAAAAGGCGGCTTGGCCGCGTTGGCCGTGGACTCCCAGACCCAGGATAACTTCAGCAGCACGTTCGGCGTGCGACTGGCGCAGCTTAATCAGTTGCAGAACGGTATCAGCGTAACGCCGAGGGGTAGCCTTGGCTGGCGCCACACTTACGGCGACGTAGAAAGTGAAACCCGTCAGGCCTTTGTTTTGGGTGGCTCCGGGTTCAATGTCCAGGGCAGTGCTTTGGATCGCGACAGCCTGATAGTCGGGGCAGGTGTGGACGTCGGGATCTCTGCACGCCAAACCCTGAGTATTGGTTACAACGCCGAGGTGGGTAGCAATAGTCGTAATCAAGCGTTGACCGGGCAGTGGCAGATGAGTTTCTAGAGGCAAAATGTAAACCCGCGGAAAGCAAATTCTGCGGGTTTTTTGTTGGCCACGATTTGAGGGGTTAACTCATTTAACTGTGGGAGTTGGCTTGCCGGCGATGGCGCCCTTATAGGCGACCATGCTCTTGTTGACTGAGTGAATATCCATTTTTTTGGGTGCTGCGGCTGGCGGTTTCGCCCTTACGGCGACTCACTTTTTTACAAGCGCCCTCCGTGTCAGGCTACCTGTCGCCCTTATTGATTGACTCAAATAATCAAGAGGGCGAAGGTGAATAACCATGTCCAAAATGGGCAAACGCTACGACAACGACTTCAAAGATTGGGTCGTTCTGCAAATGATGCCGCCCCTCAATCGATCAGTGGCGGAACTTGCCGCTGCACTCAATCTCACGCCACAGTCACTGCGAAACTGGAGACAAATGGCTAGAGATAAAGGCTTGATCGTTCCGGGAAACGGCAAGACCAGTGACCAATGGTCTAGCGCCGATAAATTCAATGCCGTCATGGAAACCGCGCCGTTGAGCGAGGTCGAGATCTCTCAATACTGCCGAATCAAAGGCATTTACCCTGAGCAAATCCAACAGTGGCGAGTGGCATGCCAAAACGCTAATCCCGTTGTTGATCTCACCTCTCGAACTTCAAAAACGGCCGAGCAACGGCGCATCAAAATACTTGAGCGCCAACTGATTCAGTCTGATGCCAGTCGTGCAGAGGCGGTGGCGTTGCTGGAGCTCAGAAAAAAAGCCAATGCGATCTGGGGCAAGGACAAGGAAGACTGATCAACGCCTCTGATCGTACGCAAGCCATGAAGTTGATTGCCGACGCAGTGCTGAATGGCGCTCGTCGATATCGCGCTTGCAATGAACTGGGTCTGAGCCTGCGCACAGTTCAACGCTGGCAACACACTGAATGTGACGGGCGACAGCTGGCTCAACGTGCAGCTCCGGCTAACAAGCTCAATGATACGGAGCGTCAAGCGGTGCTGGATGCTGCCAATCAGGCTGGCTACGCCAGCCTGACCCCGCACCAAATCGTGCCTAAGCTGGCTGATGAAGGCATTTATCTAGCTTCGGAATCGACGTTTTATCGTGTGTTGAAAGCCGCCAATCAAAACGTCCGTCGCGGCCGGGCCAAAGCCCCAAAACGAAGAGTACTGACGACGCATCGCGCTGATGGCCCCAATCAGGTGTGGTGCTGGGATATCACCTGGTTGCCGAGCACAGTGAAGGGCCGTTTTTTCTACTGGTACATGGTCAAGGACGTCTACAGTCGCAAACTGGTCGCCAATGAAGTCCACGAAGTGGAGAGCGCCGAACACGCCTGTGAACTGCTCAGAAAGGGATGTTTACGCGAACAGACGGCAGGTCGTCCGCTGGTGTTGCACTCAGATAACGGACACGTGATGAGAGGTTCTTTGCTGCGTGAAAGCATGGTCGCGCTGGGCGTAGAGCCTTCTTTTAGTCGGCCAAGGGTGAGCAATGACAATGCTTACGCCGAAGCACTTTTTCGCACCGCAAAGTATTGCCCGCTTTGGCCGGATCAACCATTTGATACGGTCACTGATGCAAGGCTTTGGGTGCAGAATTTCATCGATTGGTACAACGAAGATCACCGCCACAGTGCCCTGAAATACGTCACGCCAAACCAACGGCACGAGGGCAAAGCAACCGCCCTATTACAAGCCAGGGCAGAGCTTTATGAGGATGCCAGGCGAACTAACCCAAGCCGGTGGAGCACTCGCACACGCAACTGGAAGCTGGCAGATGCCGTTTACTTAAATCCTGAGCGCCCTGAAATTAAGGGCGCAATGGACTAGCAACCGTAAGACCAAGGCGACAGTTACCTTGACACGTACCGAGCGCCTAAAAAAGTAAGCAAAAAACGCTTGCCCCAACGTTCGGCCCACTCGCTAAAGCTCGGGGTTCCTTCGCTCCGGGATTGATCCGGGCGCATCGCCTCCGGTTTGCTTCGCTGCACCTCCTCTCGATGTGTTCGACTTCGTCGAACGGTCGCTGCGCTCCCACCCCCGGATCAATCCCTCCACTCAGCCTGCCGACGGGGCCGGTGGATCAAGATCAAGAGCAGGCGAGCTGACACTCGGCCTATTGAGTGGTGAAGAGCGGGTGTTCGGCGTTGGTTTTGTGGTGGA encodes:
- a CDS encoding IS3 family transposase (programmed frameshift), which codes for MGKRYDNDFKDWVVLQMMPPLNRSVAELAAALNLTPQSLRNWRQMARDKGLIVPGNGKTSDQWSSADKFNAVMETAPLSEVEISQYCRIKGIYPEQIQQWRVACQNANPVVDLTSRTSKTAEQRRIKILERQLIQSDASRAEAVALLGAQKKSQCDLGQGQGRLINASDRTQAMKLIADAVLNGARRYRACNELGLSLRTVQRWQHTECDGRQLAQRAAPANKLNDTERQAVLDAANQAGYASLTPHQIVPKLADEGIYLASESTFYRVLKAANQNVRRGRAKAPKRRVLTTHRADGPNQVWCWDITWLPSTVKGRFFYWYMVKDVYSRKLVANEVHEVESAEHACELLRKGCLREQTAGRPLVLHSDNGHVMRGSLLRESMVALGVEPSFSRPRVSNDNAYAEALFRTAKYCPLWPDQPFDTVTDARLWVQNFIDWYNEDHRHSALKYVTPNQRHEGKATALLQARAELYEDARRTNPSRWSTRTRNWKLADAVYLNPERPEIKGAMD